The sequence ATGGAACCCGCCGTGTCTTTGGCGAGATGCGGCGGCAGCTCGATGGAGACGAAACCGTCGCCGCCTTTGGTCTGCGTGTAGAGACCGTGGAAGGTGTCGCAGGCTTCACGGATGTCGTCCGTCGTGAGCTTGTCGTACATCTGTTCCGGCGTCTTGCTCTGTGCGGCTAATTCGCGGATGGCGTCGTCGTAATCGTCGCTAGAGCCAACCGCCTTTTCGAAGATCGTGGGATTCGACGTGACGCCGCGCAGGCCGTCGTTCGCGATCAGATCGGCGAGCGAACCGGCGCGCGTGAAACCGCGGCTGATGTTGTCGAGCCAGAACGACTGGCCGTAGTCGATGAGTTTGGTGAGCGGATTCATTCGTTATTTCTTTCTGTAGGGCGGACCTTTACGGTCCGCCGACGGACCATGAGCGTCCGCCTTTTACTTATTGGCGATAAAGGTCAGTGACCGTTTTGGATTGTTCGATTGCCTTCTCGGCCGCATCGGCGACGTGCTCGGACGTGAAGCCGAATTCTTTGAACAATGTGTCGGCCGGCGCCGACGCGCCGAAACGCCGCATACCGATAATCGTACCCTTCATGCCGACGTATCGCTCCCAACCGAAGGGGGCTGCTGCTTCAATAGCCACACGCGCGGTGACGCTTGGCGGCAGGACGGAGTCACGGTACGCCTGGTCTTGCGCGTCGAAGAGCGAAAAACATGGCAGGCTCACCACGCGCGCGTGCACGCCCTTATCCTTGAGTATCTTCTGCGCGCCAACGCACCACTGCACTTCCGAACCGGTGCCGATCAAGATCACGGCGGGATCGTCGGAGGCTTCGCGAGATAAGACGTAACCGCCGCGCTCCGCGCCGCGCACGCTTTCAGCCGCGTAGACCGGAATCTTCTGGCGCGTGCAGACGATGCCCACCGGGCCCTCCGTGTGTTCGACCGCGAGCCGCCAGCAGATCGCGGTCTCGTTTGCGTCGGCGGGGCGCAGGACGGTCATGTTCGGGATGGCGCGCAGACTCGCGAGCTGCTCGATCGACTGGTGCGTCGGGCCGTCCTCTCCGAGACCGATGCTGTCGTGGGTCCAGACGTAGATGGGGTTGATGCGGCTGAGGGCCGCGAGCCGGATCGACGGCCGCATGTAGTCCGAGAAGATGAGAAACGTCGCGCCGAACGCGCGGAACCCGCGATGCAGGGTCATGCCGTTCAACGCTGCGGCCATCGCGTGTTCGCGCACGCCGAAGTGCAGGATGCGATCGCCGAACGAGCCGGCCTCTATGCTGCCGCCGTCCTTGATGTCGGTTTTGTTCGACGTCGCAAGGTCGGCTGCGCCGCCGACGAGCGCGGGCATTTTCGCAGCGATTGCGTTGAGCGCTTTGTTCGAGGCGTCGCGCGTGGCCATCGGCCCATCTTCGGGCTTGAAGGTCGGCAAGCCGTCGCTCCAGCCCTTCGGCAGTTCGCCCGCGATCTGCGCGGTGAACGTGCGCCCGAGTTCGGGATCGGCGCCGGCGTATGCATCGAATTCTTTTCGCCATTCGGTTTCGTATTGTGCGCCGCGTTCCAACGCTTTGCGGAACTGCGCCAGCGCTTCGTCGGGCACGAGGAATTGCGCGTCTTCCGGCCAGCCGTAGAATTTCTTGGCCAATTTGATCTCGTCTGCGCCGAGCGGCTCGCCGTGCGCCGCATTCGTATCTTGTTTGTGCGGTGCGCCGTAACCGATGTGGCTGCGCAGGCGGATGAGCGACGGCCGCGGATCGCCTTTGGCTGCGTTGAGCGCCGCGTCGATCGCGTCGAGATCGTTTGCGTCCTCCACCGCGCACGTGTGCCAGCCGTAGGCGTTGAATCGCGCGCAGACGTCTTCATTGAATGAGAGCGCGGAGGGGCCATCGAGCGTGATGCGGTTATCATCGTACACCGCGATGATCCGTCCGAGCTGCAGGTGGCCGGCCAGCGACGCCGCCTCGGACGCGACGCCTTCCATCAAGTCGCCATCGGAACAGATGACGTAGGTGAAATGATTCACCGGCACCGCCGCGCCGGGAGATTTATTGAAGCGCGCCGCCAGCATGCGCTCGGCCAGGGCCATCCCAACCGCGTTACCAAAGCCCTGGCCGAGCGGACCCGTCGTGGCTTCGATGCCCGGCGTATGGCCGTATTCCGGATGGCCGGGCGTTTTGGAACCCCACTGGCGGAAGCTCTTGAGATCGTCGAGACTCACGTCGTAGCCTGTCAGGTAGAGCATGGTGTACTGCAGGATGCACGCGTGGCCGGCAGAGAGCACGAAGCGATCGCGATTTGGCCACTGGGGGTTTGCGGGATTGTAGCGCATGTGGCGCGTCCACAGGGCATAGGCAAGCGGCGCGAGCGCCATCGCCGTGCCGGGATGACCGGAGTTGGCCTTCTGGACGGCATCCATCGAAAGCGTGCGGATGGTGTTGATGCAGAGCTGGTCGAGCTCAGCGGGCGATGAAACAGCAGTAGGCGCCTTCAATGTTGGCCTCCGGTAACGTGACACGCGTGATCAGAGCGAATGCAAACCCGTTGGGCGCGGCTCGAAAGGGTCCCTGGTTTGGGGGTTTCTACGCCTTACTGTACGGCGTTTAGGCGCTCTTGGATGTCTGGTCGAGGGTCCAGAGCGAGCGGTCGGCGTAACGCGCACGCGTCACCGCGACCGTCAGATGCGCGGGGATGTGGCGCAGCTGGAAGAGTTCGACCGACGCGGCGCACGAATGGCCGGGGCCGATCGAAGCGCCGACGAGACAGAGCTTTCGGCCGGAGCCCGGGCAAGCGGCCGAGACCATGAAGCGCTGGACGTCCGTGTTGCCGCGGTTGCGGTAGGAGATGACGAGGCGGACGTGTCCGTGGTCACCCGCAAGCGACGCGCTTTCGATCTCGATCGGTCCGCCGGAGTCGTAGACTCGGACGTTTTGCGCCGCCAATGTTGCCGGGCTCATGCGCGTAGGACAACACTCGACGTCATTTCGTGACGGCGTGAGAAATCGTCGTCGCCGTCACCCACGTAATCGGTGAGCGGCATGCAACGCATGTTGTTTGAAATGGGCCGACGCTGGTCGGCCCAAGTCCGCGCCGGCCAGGCAAGCAACGCTCGTCCTACTACGAAAAACGATTCTCCCCGCAGGGTGGGACGGGTAAGGCGGGTCGAACACGCGGCCGATAACTTGTAAATATGGAAGGGCGATCATCGCCCTGGCCTAAGCGGCCGCGCGCGGCCGTACCTTGAGAGGGTTGTGCGACAGTGAGCAGTTTCGCCGGCATTCGCTCGTTCTTTTTCCGAATCGTTTCGATTACGACTGGTTGTGCACTCATCGCCGCGGTGTCAGCGCCGGCGGCCATGCCCGCGCGCGGCGCCGCGCCTGTGCGCCTTGCAGTATCGATGTTCCAAAACCAAGCCGCCGCTCCCGCATCGGTCGTGAATGCGATGAGCGCCGCGCTTTATCAGTCCATCTCGTCGTCGCCTGCATACACGGCGATAGGCGGCGGCCCGCTCGCAATCAAGCAAGATCTGGCGGGCGGATCGTTCGGACCAGCGTTGGACGCGGCAGCCAAAGCCGGCGCGGATGAAGTCGTCGTCGGCAACATCGTGCAGTACGCCAACGGGCAAGCCTACTATAGTTTGAGCGTCTATCGCGTCGACAACGTCATGCTCGTGCGCTCGCAGGTCTTCACGCAGTCGTACCCGCCGTCGGATGCTCACGCGATGCCGGCCGCCTTTGCCTCGAACATCGCCACGCTCGAAGCGCCGCGCACGCCGATGGGGACCATCTACTCGACGTATAACGGCGAACTCGACGCGGACTTAGGTTCAGCCGAGGGCTTCGCGCTCGGTCAGCACTTCAACGTCCTGCGCGATGGCCAGAAAGTTGCGGAAGCCGACATCACGCAGATCTCGGGTTCGTATGCTGTCGTCAGCATCGTCAACGCATCCGCCGGATACAAACCCGCGATCGGCGACCGGCTTGTCGGACTCAACGCGCAGCCCGCAATTCTTCCGCCGCCGAGCAACGGCGGATCCGGATTCAACCCGCTCTACATCATCTTGAGCGCCGGCATCGCGCTGCTCGCGCTCGGTCACGGCGGCTCGCCGGCAGCTGCCAACCCGCAGCCAACCGGTACGGGAAGCGGCGGTCTGTTCACAGTCTCGAATCTGCAAACGGTTGGAACCCCGCTCTCGCCGCCGATAACGTTCACCTTTACCTTCTCGCAGCCGTTTGATTCAACGCTCTTCGATCCGGCCAATCAGACATCGCTCGCCTACGTCCAGCTGACGTCGCAGGGTTCGACGTTCTTGAAACTTTCGACGCTCGGCAACGTCACGTACGGGCCGACCCCCACCGCGGTGACCACGATGACGATCTTGGCGCCCGGCGGCGTCATCCAATCGAATGACCACGTCGCGTTCACGTTCCTCGATGGCGGCAGCAATAACTGGGTTGACACCACCGGCACGCTGTTCACCGGCGTCAGCTACAACCCGTTTGTGATCATCCGCAAGTCGGCAGTCGTGCACGGTCGTCCGCACGCTCCGCCGCCGCAGCCCATCCCGCATCCGCAGCGCACCCCGCTCCCACAACGCTAGCGCGGAAGAACTACCCCGCTGGAAAACTAATCCGAAGGGGCCGACGTCAGTCGGCCCTCTTTTTTATAACTCGCCCACAGATGCTGAAGGGACATGCCGAAGGGGCCGACGGCAGTCGGCCTACATTTTCCACGCCCGCGATAAAATGCCGAAGGGGCCGACGCCAGTCGGCCCACGTTTCACAGCTTGTGCTTTTTCATCACCACATGCCACACCGGCCGCGTCACTTTCGGCAGCGCGGCATCGATCGCGGCGACGACCGGACCGTCGAACGATTCGATCAGCGTCGCGCTCGGCGACTGGCGCAGCGCCTCGCGAACCTGCTTGTCCATCGGGAAGAACAGCGCGACG comes from Candidatus Eremiobacteraceae bacterium and encodes:
- the tkt gene encoding transketolase; the protein is MKAPTAVSSPAELDQLCINTIRTLSMDAVQKANSGHPGTAMALAPLAYALWTRHMRYNPANPQWPNRDRFVLSAGHACILQYTMLYLTGYDVSLDDLKSFRQWGSKTPGHPEYGHTPGIEATTGPLGQGFGNAVGMALAERMLAARFNKSPGAAVPVNHFTYVICSDGDLMEGVASEAASLAGHLQLGRIIAVYDDNRITLDGPSALSFNEDVCARFNAYGWHTCAVEDANDLDAIDAALNAAKGDPRPSLIRLRSHIGYGAPHKQDTNAAHGEPLGADEIKLAKKFYGWPEDAQFLVPDEALAQFRKALERGAQYETEWRKEFDAYAGADPELGRTFTAQIAGELPKGWSDGLPTFKPEDGPMATRDASNKALNAIAAKMPALVGGAADLATSNKTDIKDGGSIEAGSFGDRILHFGVREHAMAAALNGMTLHRGFRAFGATFLIFSDYMRPSIRLAALSRINPIYVWTHDSIGLGEDGPTHQSIEQLASLRAIPNMTVLRPADANETAICWRLAVEHTEGPVGIVCTRQKIPVYAAESVRGAERGGYVLSREASDDPAVILIGTGSEVQWCVGAQKILKDKGVHARVVSLPCFSLFDAQDQAYRDSVLPPSVTARVAIEAAAPFGWERYVGMKGTIIGMRRFGASAPADTLFKEFGFTSEHVADAAEKAIEQSKTVTDLYRQ
- a CDS encoding transaldolase family protein, whose amino-acid sequence is MNPLTKLIDYGQSFWLDNISRGFTRAGSLADLIANDGLRGVTSNPTIFEKAVGSSDDYDDAIRELAAQSKTPEQMYDKLTTDDIREACDTFHGLYTQTKGGDGFVSIELPPHLAKDTAGS